The following are encoded together in the Xiphophorus hellerii strain 12219 chromosome 3, Xiphophorus_hellerii-4.1, whole genome shotgun sequence genome:
- the LOC116717757 gene encoding complement C1r subcomponent, whose amino-acid sequence MDIFNLRISWTAFIIWFLHVLVCECVPLPDTDPQMYGEIHSPQYPLPYPPNQQKQWEISVPEGFQISLTFTHLDIEASAGCYYDSITVLYDEKVLGKFCGNENSADGHHPGHQPILSPGSRLTLIFQSDDYNPDRNQNVGFSAQYQAIDIDECSAPEPEAGSGPLCSQICLNTLGSYLCACHHGYELRSDERTCMLSCVGGVFDELEGHLMSPGYPNPSPDALSCQYIISVESGFTVSLNFSDKFHIESVDTEEGPNCLYHWLEVIIPDRNPMKLCGGTSPGLINTNSNIVKLGYNIDNQGQSNGWSLEYSTHRVTCPVPGEVAKGRVTPSLTEYFYRDYIFVRCDQGYKLMMNGAEIMGFSTMCQSNGEWHLPLPECHIIDCGVPDPLLNGGVNFLSGFQNQYLSVVQYHCNEPFYSPYGGNNVSLTCEADRKWRSNHDVILRPACLPVCGRPTKQIENHFQRIIGGYDAAEHTIPWQALVNLGSIRGGGMIIADRWILTAAHVVVLNGQVQTPEALSVYLGVTDVHQIIENLSLNVTAVHVHSEYNNPNELNFDHDIALIKLKDPITFQAAIMPLCLPSENDTYDTGMMGMVSGFGITDKGNQQRFLTNKLKYVHVPLVEQKKCSNSLKGMSSSRTPRLTNNMFCAGTPEGGKDSCSGDSGSGFTLQSENGRFWAAGIVSWGFRCGQKGTYGFYTKVANYVDWINKIMREN is encoded by the exons ATGGATATATTCAATCTCCGGATTAGTTGGACAGCTTTCATCATATG GTTTCTGCATGTgttggtgtgtgagtgtgtccCACTGCCAGACACAGACCCTCAGATGTACGGGGAGATCCATTCCCCCCAGTATCCTCTGCCCTATCCTCCCAACCAGCAGAAGCAGTGGGAGATCAGCGTGCCGGAGGGCTTCCAGATCAGCCTGACCTTCACACATCTGGACATTGAGGCCTCTGCAGGCTGCTACTACGATTCCATCACA GTCCTATATGATGAAAAGGTGCTTGGAAAGTTTTGTGGCAATGAGAACTCTGCTGATGGACATCACCCCGGCCACCAGCCCATTTTGTCTCCAGGCAGCAGACTCACCCTGATATTCCAGTCCGATGACTACAACCCGGACCGAAACCAGAATGTGGGATTTTCTGCTCAGTACCAAGCAATAG ACATTGATGAATGCTCAGCACCAGAACCTGAGGCTGGATCAGGTCCACTCTGCTCTCAGATCTGCCTCAACACACTTGGGTCGTATCTCTGTGCTTGTCACCATGGCTACGAGCTACGCTCAGACGAACGCACCTGCATGT TATCCTGTGTCGGAGGTGTATTTGATGAGCTAGAAGGACACTTGATGAGTCCAGGTTATCCGAACCCCTCGCCAGATGCTTTGTCCTGTCAGTATATAATTTCTGTGGAGTCCGGCTTCACTGTCTCGCTTAACTTCTCTGACAAATTTCACATTGAGAGTGTGGACACAGAGGAAGGCCCAAACTGTCTCTATCACTGGTTGGAG GTGATCATCCCAGACAGAAATCCCATGAAGCTGTGTGGGGGAACAAGCCCAGgattaataaacacaaattcaaaCATTGTGAAGCTGGGCTACAATATTGATAATCAGGGACAAAGCAATGGATGGAGCCTGGAGTACAGCACACACA GAGTGACTTGTCCAGTTCCTGGTGAAGTCGCAAAAGGAAGGGTCACCCCTTCCTTAACTGAGTACTTCTACAGAGATTATATTTTTGTGCGCTGTGATCAAGGatacaaactaatgatg AATGGTGCGGAGATAATGGGTTTCTCTACCATGTGCCAAAGCAACGGAGAGTGGCATCTCCCTCTGCCTGAATGCCACA TAATTGATTGTGGAGTACCTGATCCCCTGCTGAATGGAGGAGTTAACTTCCTGTCTGGCTTCCAGAACCAATATCTTTCTGTTGTTCAGTATCATTGCAATGAACCATTTTATTCACCATACGGTGGCAATAATG TTTCTCTCACCTGTGAAGCGGATAGAAAGTGGAGATCCAACCATGATGTTATTTTAAGACCAGCATGCCTACCAG TTTGTGGTCGACCAACGAAACAAATTGAAAATCACTTTCAGAGGATTATTGGAGGATATGATGCTGCAGAGCATACCATCCCATGGCAAGCTTTAGTAAATTTAGGTAGCATTAGGGGAGGAGGTATGATCATAGCAGATCGCTGGATTTTGACTGCAGCTCATGTGGTTGTGCTTAATGGACAAGTACAAACTCCTGAGGCTTTATCT GTTTACCTTGGAGTTACAGATGTTCACCAAATTATAGAAAATCTTTCCCTGAATGTAACTGCAGTCCATGTTCACTCTGAATATAATAATccaaatgaattaaattttgACCACGACATTGCATTGATAAAACTTAAAGACCCGATCACATTCCAAGCAGCAATAATGCCACTGTGTCTGCCATCAGAGAATGACACATATGACACCGGAATGATGGG gATGGTATCTGGCTTTGGCATTACAGACAAAGGCAATCAGCAGCGTTTCCTAACAAATAAGCTGAAGTATGTACATGTTCCATTGGTGGAACAGAAAAAATGCAGTAATTCTTTGAAGGGAATGAGTAGTAGCCGGACACCAAGACTGACAAACAACATGTTCTGTGCTGGAACTCCTGAAGGTGGGAAGGACTCTTGCAGTGGTGACAGTGGGAGTGGCTTCACTCTGCAATCTGAAAATGGACGATTCTGGGCTGCTGGGATTGTCAGCTGGGGGTTCAGATGTGGACAGAAAGGAACTTATGGATTTTACACCAAAGTGGCAAACTATGTAGACTGGATTAACAAGATCATGCGAGAAAATTGA
- the tapbpl gene encoding tapasin-related protein, with protein sequence MIEVIFIGWFLTFVNADGGADIVLSCSLVEEGVGMGGMGGGSLFSRTPATLVLRDVPVGPDESLDTLTPFVPPSVPDPDLILFENKVSSPEIPNAGMLLHADCNEQEVMCEISRYTPRGLQESSDPAYFMVSLSVEGLDFSTSLILQTLPVEKDQTTLTQSKLSLPLSQSGTLLTKVIFLVFSDINSVSAPLRGDVLLNCGFKQEETPLAPDVGLEWRLQHRGRGRKVLEMKTKLDDTEEATVVHGERNGSSVDAALLLSEGNVSMSLTQLKVVDEGTYICTVNLGHFHAQQVIQLHIIQPPQVSLSEEKLVLNTNSPQTLSCHCAKYYPLDAQMEWFFLPPTETEPKLFPNQGSLSSHRQHGDGTFTLSSHVTILPSFSPGTKITCRVTHPALDDPLHISIVVEPAQPDSYWWVLGFLVVTVLFFYQVMK encoded by the exons ATGATTGAAGTAATATTTATCGGATGGTTTTTGACGTTCGTTAATG CTGATGGGGGTGCAGACATCGTTCTTTCCTGCTCTCTGGTGGAGGAGGGAGTCGGAATGGGTGGAATGGGAGGCGGCTCTCTCTTCTCCCGAACTCCAGCCACTCTCGTCCTTCGAGACGTCCCAGTGGGACCCGATGAATCCCTTGACACACTGACTCCATTTGTCCCGCCCTCGGTCCCTGATCCAGACCTCATCCTGTTTGAGAACAAAG TGTCATCGCCTGAGATCCCCAACGCAGGCATGTTGCTCCATGCAGACTGCAATGAGCAGGAGGTGATGTGTGAAATAAGTCGCTACACTCCTCGAGGACTTCAGGAAAGCTCTGATCCAGCATATTTCATGGTTTCCCTCAGCGTGGAGGGACTTGACTTCAGCACATCGCTCATTCTTCAAACATTACCAGTTGAAAAAGATCAGACAACCTTGACACAGAGCAAACTCAGTTTACCTCTCAGCCAGTCAGGAACTCTGCTGACTAAAG TAATATTCCTGGTGTTTTCCGACATAAATTCTGTATCTGCTCCTCTGAGAGGAGATGTTCTCCTCAACTGCGGCTTCAAGCAGGAGGAGACGCCGTTAGCACCAGACGTGGGCCTGGAATGGCGTCTGCAGCACAGAGGGAGAGGCAGGAAAGTTCTTgaaatgaagacaaaactaGACGACACAGAAGAGGCCACTGTAG TTCATGGTGAGAGGAATGGCTCCAGTGTGGACGCTGCTCTGCTCCTCAGTGAGGGAAACGTCTCCATGAGTCTGACTCAGCTGAAGGTCGTCGATGAAGGAACCTACATCTGCACCGTCAATCTGGGTCATTTCCACGCCCAGCAGGTCATTCAGCTCCATATCATTC AACCGCCGCAGGTTTCTCTGTCGGAGGAGAAGCTGGTTCTGAATACAAATTCTCCACAAACACTGAGCTGTCATTGTGCTAAATACTATCCATTAGATGCACAG ATGGAATGGTTTTTCCTTCCTCCAACGGAAACGGAGCCAAAACTCTTTCCGAACCAGGGCTCTCTGAGCAGTCATCGGCAGCACGGCGACGGGACGTTTACCCTGTCCTCTCATGTAACCATTCTCCCGAGTTTTTCTCCAGGAACCAAGATCACCTGCAGGGTGACCCACCCAGCTCTGGACGATCCGCTCCACATCAGTATAGTAGTCGAACCTGCCCAACCAG ATTCCTATTGGTGGGTTCTCGGGTTCCTCGTTGTCACTGTTCTCTTCTTCTATCAGGTCATGAAATAA
- the LOC116717100 gene encoding vesicle-associated membrane protein 1, translating into MSAPDAAAPPAAGPPGAPGAPGPDGAPGGAPPGPPNTSSNRRLQQTQAQVEEVVDIMRVNVDKVLERDQKLSELDDRADALQAGASQFESCAAKLKNKYWWKNCKMMIMMGIIGVIVVGIIFLYFFY; encoded by the exons AT GTCTGCCCCAGATGCTGCTGCCCCTCCAGCTGCTGGACCTCCAGGCGCTCCTGGCGCCCCCGGTCCAGATGGAGCCCCGGGTGGAGCGCCTCCCGGCCCACCCAACACCAGCAGCAACCGCAGGCTTCAGCAGACACAGGCCCAAGTTGAGGAG GTGGTGGATATCATGAGGGTGAACGTGGACAAGGTTTTGGAAAGGGACCAGAAGCTTTCAGAGTTGGATGACAGAGCAGATGCTCTCCAGGCCGGAGCCTCCCAGTTCGAAAGCTGCGCAGCCAAGCTAAAAAACAAGTACTGGTGGAAGAATTGCAAG ATGATGATCATGATGGGCATCATTGGAGTCATTGTGGTTGGAATAATATTCT TGTACTTCTTCTACTGA